In Leptolyngbya sp. O-77, the genomic window TGACCTCTATTCCCGGCTGCTTCGAGAGCGAATCATTTTTTTGGGCACTCCTATTGATGACAACGTTGCAGATTTGCTAGTTGCTCAGCTTCTTTTTCTAGATGCCGAAGATCCCGAAAAAGATGTGCAAATTTACATCAACTCGCCGGGTGGCTCAGTCACAGCAGGCATGGCCATCTACGACACGATGAAGCAAATTCGCCCCGATGTTGTTACGATTTGCTACGGTTTGGCCGCTAGCATGGGCGCGTTTCTGCTGTCGGGAGGCACCAAGGGCAAGCGTCTATCCCTGCCCAGTTCCCGGATCATGATTCACCAACCGCTGGGAGGTGCCCAGGGGC contains:
- the clpP gene encoding ATP-dependent Clp endopeptidase proteolytic subunit ClpP; protein product: MNTIPMVVEQSGRGERAFDLYSRLLRERIIFLGTPIDDNVADLLVAQLLFLDAEDPEKDVQIYINSPGGSVTAGMAIYDTMKQIRPDVVTICYGLAASMGAFLLSGGTKGKRLSLPSSRIMIHQPLGGAQGQAVDIEIQAREILYHKRTLNELLAQHTGQPLERIEADTERDFFMSAEEAKAYGLIDQVVSRPGISDARETLSAVN